In Anopheles gambiae chromosome 2, idAnoGambNW_F1_1, whole genome shotgun sequence, a single window of DNA contains:
- the LOC1276231 gene encoding protein lethal(2)essential for life, translating into MSIVPIFFRNWWDDEWDRPLWNSRLLDQHFGGGVTADDLLNAMASVGDRRLQPRHHHHHLNHRYSRPWHSSCLATKKDSGSTVNVTGDKFQINLDVQQFSPEEISVKYVDKSIVVEGKHEEKQDEHGYISRHFVRRYVLPDGHNESDIVSSLSSDGILTITCPRKELEQKKPERAIPITHTGQPAKKLAAAGDAEPAKKNGEKMES; encoded by the coding sequence ATGTCGATCGTACCGATTTTCTTCCGCAACTGGTGGGACGACGAATGGGACCGTCCGCTGTGGAACTCCCGCCTGCTGGACCAACACTTCGGTGGCGGTGTGACCGCGGATGACCTTCTGAACGCTATGGCTTCGGTGGGCGATCGTCGACTGCAGccgcgccatcatcatcaccatctgaACCACCGATACAGCCGTCCATGGCACAGCTCGTGTTTGGCCACGAAAAAGGACAGCGGATCGACGGTGAACGTTACGGGAGACAAGTTCCAGATTAACCTCGATGTGCAGCAGTTCTCGCCGGAGGAGATCTCGGTGAAGTACGTGGACAAATCGATCGTGGTGGAGGGCAAGCACGAGGAGAAGCAGGACGAGCATGGCTACATCTCGCGCCACTTTGTGCGTCGGTACGTGCTTCCCGATGGCCACAATGAGAGCGATATTGTGTCGTCGCTGTCGTCGGATGGCATTCTGACGATTACGTGTCCGCGCAAGGAGCTGGAACAGAAGAAACCGGAGCGTGCCATTCCAATCACCCACACTGGCCAACCGGCGAAGAAGCTGGCGGCCGCTGGGGACGCTGAGCCGGCCAAGAAGAATGGAGAGAAGATGGAATCATAA
- the LOC1276232 gene encoding protein lethal(2)essential for life: MSIVPIFFRNWWDDEWDRPLWNSRLLDQHFGGGVTADDLLNAMASVGDRRLQPRHHHHHLNHRYSRPWHSSCLATKKDSGSTVNVTGDKFQINLDVQQFSPEEISVKYVDKSIVVEGKHEEKQDEHGYISRHFVRRYVLPDGHNESDIVSSLSSDGILTITCPRKELEQKKPERAIPITHTGQPAKKLAAAGDAEPAKKNGEKMES; this comes from the coding sequence ATGTCGATCGTACCGATTTTCTTCCGCAACTGGTGGGACGACGAATGGGACCGTCCGCTGTGGAACTCCCGTCTGCTGGACCAACACTTCGGTGGCGGTGTGACCGCGGATGACCTTCTGAACGCTATGGCTTCGGTGGGCGATCGTCGACTGCAGccgcgccatcatcatcaccatctgaACCACCGATACAGCCGTCCATGGCACAGCTCCTGTTTGGCCACGAAAAAGGACAGCGGATCGACGGTGAACGTTACGGGAGACAAGTTTCAGATTAACCTCGATGTGCAGCAGTTCTCGCCGGAGGAGATCTCGGTGAAGTACGTGGACAAATCGATCGTGGTGGAGGGCAAGCACGAGGAGAAGCAGGACGAGCATGGCTACATCTCGCGCCACTTTGTGCGTCGGTACGTGCTTCCCGATGGCCACAATGAGAGCGATATTGTGTCGTCGCTGTCGTCGGATGGCATTCTGACGATTACGTGTCCGCGCAAGGAGCTGGAACAGAAGAAACCGGAGCGCGCCATTCCAATCACCCACACTGGCCAGCCGGCGAAGAAGCTGGCGGCCGCTGGGGACGCTGAGCCGGCCAAGAAGAATGGAGAGAAGATGGAATCATAA